One genomic segment of Gemmatimonadetes bacterium SCN 70-22 includes these proteins:
- a CDS encoding methylmalonate-semialdehyde dehydrogenase (acylating) yields MNGARQLTEVERWGDVCNPSTGARVAAVPFASAADVDAAVRNSLAAFAEWGSWSALKRARVMFRFKELIEAHMDELARLVASEHGKVFLDAKGEVQRGVEVVEFCCGIPHLMKGEFSDTVSTGIDSYSLRQPLGVAAGITPFNFPVMVPLWMLAPAIASGNCFVLKPSEKDPSAPVRLAELLVEAGAPPGVLNVVHGDKVAVDALITHPDVAAVSFVGSTPIAQHVYATAARHGKRVQAMGGAKNHLIVMPDADLDMAVDALMGAAYGSAGERCMAISVAVPVGEAVANALVARLAERVKALRVGPSLADGMEMGPLVTAAHHERVSGYVALGVGEGATLVVDGRGVRIADGTHDHGYFLGGCLFDHVTPEMRIYREEIFGPVLCVVRASSFDEAIGLANAHEFGNGVSIYTRDGDTAREFVHRVQVGMVGVNVPIPVPLAFYSFGGWKASAFGDHNQHGMDGVRFYTKVKTVTQRWPKGIRSGSEFVMPTLK; encoded by the coding sequence ATCAACGGCGCCAGGCAGCTGACCGAGGTCGAGCGGTGGGGCGACGTCTGCAATCCCTCCACCGGGGCGCGGGTCGCGGCCGTCCCCTTCGCCTCGGCGGCCGACGTCGACGCGGCGGTGCGCAACTCGCTCGCAGCGTTCGCCGAGTGGGGGAGCTGGTCCGCACTCAAGCGCGCGCGTGTGATGTTCCGCTTCAAGGAGCTGATCGAGGCGCACATGGACGAGCTGGCGCGCCTCGTCGCCAGCGAGCACGGCAAGGTCTTCCTCGACGCCAAGGGCGAGGTCCAGCGCGGGGTGGAGGTGGTGGAGTTCTGCTGCGGGATCCCGCACCTGATGAAGGGTGAGTTCTCCGACACGGTCTCGACGGGGATCGACTCGTACTCGCTGCGGCAGCCGTTGGGCGTGGCGGCGGGAATCACGCCGTTCAACTTCCCGGTCATGGTCCCCCTCTGGATGCTCGCCCCGGCCATCGCCAGCGGGAACTGCTTCGTCCTCAAGCCGTCGGAGAAGGACCCCTCGGCGCCTGTGCGGCTGGCGGAGCTTCTGGTGGAGGCCGGCGCGCCCCCCGGGGTGCTCAACGTCGTCCACGGGGACAAGGTCGCGGTCGACGCGCTGATCACGCACCCCGACGTCGCGGCGGTCTCGTTCGTCGGCTCGACGCCGATCGCGCAACACGTCTACGCGACCGCCGCGCGGCACGGGAAGCGCGTGCAGGCGATGGGCGGCGCGAAGAACCACCTCATCGTCATGCCCGACGCCGACCTCGACATGGCGGTCGATGCCCTCATGGGCGCCGCCTACGGCTCGGCGGGGGAGCGGTGCATGGCGATCTCCGTGGCCGTCCCCGTGGGCGAGGCGGTGGCGAATGCGCTCGTCGCGCGGCTCGCCGAACGGGTCAAGGCGCTCAGGGTCGGGCCGTCCCTTGCCGACGGGATGGAGATGGGGCCGCTGGTGACGGCGGCGCACCACGAGCGCGTGAGCGGGTATGTCGCGTTAGGTGTCGGGGAGGGGGCGACGCTGGTGGTGGACGGGCGCGGCGTCCGCATCGCCGACGGGACGCACGACCACGGCTACTTCCTGGGCGGGTGCCTGTTCGATCACGTCACCCCGGAAATGCGGATCTACCGCGAGGAGATCTTCGGCCCGGTGCTCTGCGTCGTGCGCGCCAGCTCCTTCGACGAGGCGATCGGCCTCGCCAACGCCCACGAGTTCGGGAACGGCGTGTCGATCTACACGCGCGATGGCGACACGGCGCGCGAGTTCGTGCATCGCGTCCAGGTCGGGATGGTCGGGGTCAACGTCCCGATCCCCGTCCCCCTCGCGTTCTATTCCTTTGGCGGCTGGAAGGCGTCCGCATTCGGCGACCACAACCAGCACGGCATGGACGGCGTGCGGTTCTACACGAAGGTGAAGACCGTGACGCAGCGCTGGCCGAAGGGGATCAGGAGCGGGAGCGAGTTCGTGATGCCGACGCTCAAGTAG